TAAACCACAGATTCTCGTGACAGGTCGGAATAACCCCAATTAAATCATATAATTCACTGCGTTGTAACTTTTAATGATTAATTCGGGATAAACGAATAATAAGGAAGCTAATGCATTCAATTACATTAAAACTATACTAAAGAATTTCAACCTGATTTGGATAATTATTTTTATATTTACAAAGTTATTTTTTATTAAAAGGAACTTTTTTAATAATTTATAAGTTATATAGACAATAATTCACAGAAAAATAAGTTAACTAAAGTATAAAACATTTAGTCCATCATGAAAACTACCTTTATATTCTTAATTATTTTATCGTATAGCCTCAATGCTAATACGGACAATAAAAAACCGATTAATATTCCTCCTATTTCAGCTAAAAAAATTGACTACACCCCATTAGTCAAGGTTAAGTATAGTTTGAGTTTATCCAAAAGATATGACTTGAAATACTCTTTAGTCATGCCGATGAAGAAAGAAAATTTATCTATTCTGAGCAATACCATCAAAAAAAATAGATTTGAAGCTAAGCCCTTATTGCAACCACGCTTCAGAAATACCGAAAACATTGATTTAGCAAGTATTGTAGAAAGAAACAAAATGTATAATCTATCCAAAACTATTCAAATTAGAACCTATTAAGGTTAGCCCTCTATGCTGGTAAGCACAGAAGGAATAGTTTTACGTCAATACCCCTTTTCAGATACTAGTCTTATCGTTAAAGTTTTTACGAGAGATTATGGTATGGTTAGTTTCATAGTAAAAGGCGCTAAATCAAAAAAAAATGCCAAGGCTAATCTTTATAAGCCCATCAATCTTTTATCTTTATCCTTTTATAACAAAGCAAACCAAGGGTTAAAACAGATTAAGGAAACACAACTACTATTTGCGCCTGATGCACAGAACTTTGGTGTTTATAAGTCTGCCATTACTATGTTCATGATAGAACTTATAAATCATACCATCCCTGAAGATAGCAGTCAACCTGATTTGGATAAATTTTGCTTTATAATGAATAGTATTCATTATCTTCGAGACAATCCTTTAAATTCCCATTTTTATCTTTCGTTTATGTATCAATATTCCTATTTTCTAGGTATAGAAATTCCGTGTAATGATCAGAAACTCTTAGTAAATCTATCAGACTATTCCAATCTAAAAAATTTATCCTTAACAAAAGAAGAACGAAATCGGTTGTTTCAGAATTTTGAAAGACATTATTTTGAAAATTTAACGAACTATAAATCCTTGAAATCCATTGATATACTTGATGAAATATTGAAATAAATATCAAAACGATAAACTTTTTTAGTTATTCAATATCTTAGATTCAAAACTTAAATATGAAGAAATTATTTATTTTAATGTTCATTTTATTATCTAGGGTAGAGTTCAATTCTCAGTGCCAATTTATGCCAGAGAGAGACTTTGAAGCTGCAAAATATCGATTGAGCGGTAATAGAGGTAATATCAATACATTTCAGGCTGCAATGGATCTCACCAGAACCTATTGCCTATCGAGCAATCAGGCTAGAGAAATAGCCAATTACTTAGCAAATGACCGAGATAAATTTGACTTTTTAAAGTCGAGCTATCCCAATATCACGGATAAAGAAAACTATACGAATGTCATGGATGTATTCAGGCTATTTTCTTCTGCCATTCGCCTATATCACGAGACTATGGGAGCATCTCGTATTATACAACCATTTCCACAAACTATTTCTACCAATCCAAATTGCCCCAGAGCTATGGAGCAGCATAGTTATAATCAGCTTCGCAGTCAAATAACTAATCTGGGCGATGATAGACAAAAAGCCTCGATTATACTCAACGCTGCCAATCAATGCATGCACACACAGCAAATTGAAAACTTAGTTTCGAGCATTAGTGATGAAAATATTCGATTAGATGTATTGAAGCGACTTCACCCATTTGTGTTTGATATTGAGAATTATGGTCAGTCATCTAGTATATTAAGCTCGACTTATCGAACACAATTCTTGGCTTTTCTAGTTAACCCCAAATCCCCTTCGGAACCAAGTATTCAGCTACAGTCTGCAGCATTATCAGAGATAGACTTTACTAGTTTTTTAAATTCAATTCGAAAACAAAGCTTTGAAAAGGATAAGGATAATTATATAAAAACCTATATGAAAAATGCTTATTTGAATGTAGCACAAGTCAAACAAGTACTAAAACTGCTTAACTTTGATGCTACTAAGCTAGATATCGCTAAATTTTTATATAATCGATGTACAGACAAACAAAATTATTTTCAGGTGAGCAACGAGTTACAATTCAGCAGTAGTAAAACAGAATTAAATGATTATGTAAAGTCCCATCAATAAAGCGATATAAGAGATTTCCACAGAGCTCAAAAGCTGTTAAAATAATGTTAAATATTTAGCAATGTATTGCAAATACTACATATTGTGGGTACATTTGTGGAAAATTTGAGAATATGTTAAGTTTCATGAATCAAAAGTCAACAGACGCAGGAGATCTAGGTGTCATAAACCTTGT
This genomic window from Chitinophagales bacterium contains:
- the recO gene encoding DNA repair protein RecO, with the translated sequence MLVSTEGIVLRQYPFSDTSLIVKVFTRDYGMVSFIVKGAKSKKNAKANLYKPINLLSLSFYNKANQGLKQIKETQLLFAPDAQNFGVYKSAITMFMIELINHTIPEDSSQPDLDKFCFIMNSIHYLRDNPLNSHFYLSFMYQYSYFLGIEIPCNDQKLLVNLSDYSNLKNLSLTKEERNRLFQNFERHYFENLTNYKSLKSIDILDEILK
- a CDS encoding DUF4476 domain-containing protein, yielding MKKLFILMFILLSRVEFNSQCQFMPERDFEAAKYRLSGNRGNINTFQAAMDLTRTYCLSSNQAREIANYLANDRDKFDFLKSSYPNITDKENYTNVMDVFRLFSSAIRLYHETMGASRIIQPFPQTISTNPNCPRAMEQHSYNQLRSQITNLGDDRQKASIILNAANQCMHTQQIENLVSSISDENIRLDVLKRLHPFVFDIENYGQSSSILSSTYRTQFLAFLVNPKSPSEPSIQLQSAALSEIDFTSFLNSIRKQSFEKDKDNYIKTYMKNAYLNVAQVKQVLKLLNFDATKLDIAKFLYNRCTDKQNYFQVSNELQFSSSKTELNDYVKSHQ